One genomic segment of Hordeum vulgare subsp. vulgare chromosome 2H, MorexV3_pseudomolecules_assembly, whole genome shotgun sequence includes these proteins:
- the LOC123426822 gene encoding kinetochore protein SPC24 homolog, whose product MAEDAGSRIDIANLLSLSKDLVGVLRGRKDVESLAQASNFARMLRSASHSKSENLERQVKEYQEKINSCKEKLDKVKAETVTDEELNMVQNEMEEKLQGKQHLRQDLRAVSDEVDDLDHQRTSIEERKDAVKKKEKDMLKAQSMLSMFVTVTKTIPNFEDQEKISGYTVDKNIKKLDNFEFEKTMSSVKICDKLWKMI is encoded by the exons ATGGCGGAAGATGCTGGTAGCCGGATTGACATAGCCAACCTCCTTTCCCTCAGCAAGGACCTCGTCGGGGTGCTCCGGGGCAGAAAGGACGTCGAATCCCTCGCGCAGGCCTCCAACTTTGCACGGATGCTGCGCTCCGCCAGCCACTCCAAGTCGGAGAACCTCGAGCGCCAAGTCAAAG AGTATCAGGAAAAAATAAACTCCTGCAAGGAAAAGTTAGACAAGGTAAAAGCTGAAACAGTTACTGATGAAGAACTGAATATGGTACAAAATGAGATGGAGGAGAAACTGCAGGGAAAGCAACACCTTCGCCAAGACTTAAG AGCGGTGAGTGATGAAGTTGATGACCTAGACCATCAAAGGACTTCTATAGAAGAAAGGAAGGATGctgtgaagaagaaggagaaagacatGCTGAAGGCACA AAGTATGCTTTCCATGTTTGTGACGGTTACAAAAACAATTCCAAATttcgaagatcaggagaagatttCTGGAT ATACTGTTGACAAGAACATAAAGAAGCTAGATAATTTTGAATTTGAGAAGACAATGTCATCAGTTAAGATCTGCGACAAGCTTTGGAAAATGATTTAG
- the LOC123426823 gene encoding uncharacterized protein LOC123426823 — protein sequence MASPMVAAPIRINSLRYAPPSPAPRGRFVAARVRASEKLGVRLERNPAESRLSELGVRQWPKWGCEKSKFPWTYSAKETCYLLQGKVKVYPRVVRPNRSKIPGTVLPEATGGA from the exons ATGGCGAGCCCAATGGTGGCGGCTCCAATCCGCATCAACAGCCTCAGATACGCCCCTCCTTCCCCAGCACCCAGAGGACGGTTCGTGGCGGCGAGGGTGAGGGCGTCGGAGAAGCTCGGCGTGAGGCTGGAGCGCAACCCGGCCGAGTCCCGCCTCTCGGAGCTCGGCGTCCGCCAGTGGCCCAA GTGGGGGTGCGAGAAGAGCAAGTTCCCGTGGACCTACTCGGCCAAGGAGACGTGCTACCTGCTgcaggggaaggtgaaggtgtaCCCCAGAGTAGTCCGCCCAAATCGATCAAAAATCCCCGGCACCGTCCTCCCGGAAGCCACCGGCGGCGCCTAA